Proteins from one bacterium genomic window:
- a CDS encoding PilT/PilU family type 4a pilus ATPase produces MTDKEASDLHLRPKRPPLLRVHGKLIPVDSDPVPNRVINEMVAAILTPVQKVTLEEKMSVDLGYGVPGLARFRGNVFHQRGTLAAVFRRIPYEIESIEDLDLPDVLRDLTHMKSGLVLVTGPTGSGKSTSLAAMLKYVIQNRPVHVISIEDPVEFLFRDDVATVSQRQVGTDTISFAEALRNALRQDPDVILVGEMRDPETVSTVITAAETGHLVFSTLHTNSATQSVDRILDTFPGDQQRQVRLQLAQVLKSVISMKLVERQDGSGLVAALEIMRASPRISNLIEKGETEPLLEEIESSVSYYRMQSLNQSLISLLVHGTISYEEAMHQSPDSDDLSLKLRKMFPNLEEGGENMSPSTADFSQITELQQFRKLYEEQEEKHHLLLSEKDEVIAGLEKAVDEERQALESSRLQMEELSQQQSQLTSEYNRLRQEAQQKIDKLSDRIKELNQRLMAAAK; encoded by the coding sequence ATGACCGACAAGGAAGCTTCGGATCTCCATTTGCGACCGAAGCGCCCGCCGCTGCTCAGGGTTCACGGCAAGCTGATTCCGGTGGACTCCGACCCGGTGCCCAATCGGGTCATCAACGAGATGGTGGCGGCTATTCTGACCCCGGTGCAGAAAGTTACGCTCGAAGAGAAAATGTCGGTCGATCTCGGATACGGCGTTCCCGGACTCGCGAGGTTTCGCGGCAACGTGTTTCACCAACGCGGGACGCTGGCCGCGGTCTTCCGGAGAATCCCCTACGAGATCGAGAGCATCGAGGATCTCGATTTGCCCGATGTCCTTCGCGACCTGACCCACATGAAGTCCGGTCTCGTACTCGTTACCGGTCCGACCGGAAGCGGCAAGTCGACATCGCTGGCCGCGATGCTCAAATACGTGATTCAAAACCGCCCGGTTCACGTGATCTCGATCGAGGATCCGGTCGAGTTTCTTTTTCGCGATGATGTTGCCACCGTCTCGCAGCGCCAGGTGGGAACCGACACGATCAGCTTTGCCGAAGCGCTGAGAAACGCGCTGCGGCAAGATCCGGACGTGATTCTGGTCGGAGAGATGCGCGATCCGGAAACCGTCAGCACCGTGATCACCGCCGCCGAGACCGGCCATTTGGTTTTCTCGACCCTTCACACCAACAGCGCGACGCAGTCCGTCGATCGGATCCTCGACACGTTTCCGGGAGACCAGCAGCGTCAAGTCAGGCTGCAACTGGCGCAGGTGCTCAAGAGCGTCATCTCGATGAAGCTCGTCGAGCGCCAGGACGGGAGCGGCCTGGTGGCGGCCCTCGAGATCATGCGCGCGAGTCCAAGGATCTCGAACCTCATCGAGAAGGGGGAGACCGAGCCTCTGCTCGAGGAGATCGAGTCTTCGGTGTCGTACTACCGCATGCAGTCGCTAAACCAGTCGCTGATCTCCTTGCTGGTGCATGGAACGATCTCGTACGAAGAGGCCATGCATCAGTCTCCCGATTCCGATGACTTGTCTTTGAAGCTGCGCAAGATGTTTCCCAACCTGGAAGAAGGCGGAGAGAACATGAGTCCATCAACAGCCGATTTTTCCCAGATCACCGAGCTGCAGCAGTTCCGCAAGCTCTATGAGGAGCAAGAGGAGAAGCACCATCTGCTGCTCTCTGAAAAAGACGAGGTCATCGCCGGGCTCGAGAAGGCGGTCGACGAGGAGAGGCAGGCCCTCGAGTCGAGCAGGCTGCAGATGGAGGAATTGAGCCAGCAGCAGTCGCAGTTGACCAGCGAGTACAACCGGCTACGGCAAGAGGCGCAGCAGAAGATCGATAAGCTGTCGGATCGAATCAAAGAGCTCAATCAGCGCCTGATGGCGGCCGCAAAGTAG